In Rahnella variigena, one DNA window encodes the following:
- a CDS encoding PTS mannitol transporter subunit IICBA → MFSPDVKIKVQNFGRFLSNMVMPNIGAFIAWGIITALFIPTGWIPNETLAKLVGPMITYLLPLLIGYTGGRLVGGDRGGVVGAITVMGVIVGADMPMFLGAMIAGPLGGWCIKRFDRWVDGKIKSGFEMLVNNFSAGIIGMLLAILAFLAIGPLVEALSKVLAAGVHIMVIHNLLPLASIFVEPAKILFLNNAINHGIFSPLGIQQATETGKSIFFLIEANPGPGMGVLMAYMFFGRGSAKQSAGGAAIIHFLGGIHEIYFPYVLMNPRLLLAVILGGMTGVFTLTLLNGGLVSPASPGSILAVLAMTPKGAYFANIAAIVAAFAVSFVISALLLKTTKAKDGDDLDEATRRMQDMKAQSKGGKPAVAGVAGDLSTVRKIIVACDAGMGSSAMGAGVLRKKVQDAGLTNISVTNSAINNLPDDVDLVITHRDLTERAMRQVPHAQHISLTNFLDSGLYTDLTSRLVEVNKASQYKEKVTTTLGDSIVADNENENLFRISESNIFLGLSAGTKEEAIRFAGEQLVKGGYVQAEYVDAMLAREQLTSTYLGESIAVPHGTIEAKDRVLKTGIVFCQYPAGIRWGDDEDDRARLVVGIAARNNEHINVITKLTTALDEDGVIERLANTTSVEEVLTILRG, encoded by the coding sequence ATGTTTTCACCAGACGTTAAGATCAAAGTTCAAAACTTTGGTCGCTTCCTGAGTAACATGGTAATGCCCAACATCGGCGCGTTTATCGCCTGGGGTATCATTACCGCTCTGTTCATTCCTACCGGCTGGATCCCTAATGAAACATTAGCGAAGCTGGTTGGCCCGATGATCACCTATCTTCTGCCATTGCTCATCGGTTATACCGGTGGTCGTCTGGTGGGTGGTGACCGCGGTGGTGTGGTCGGTGCAATCACCGTTATGGGTGTTATCGTTGGTGCGGATATGCCAATGTTCCTCGGCGCAATGATTGCAGGTCCGCTGGGCGGCTGGTGCATCAAGCGTTTCGACCGCTGGGTTGACGGTAAAATCAAAAGCGGCTTCGAGATGCTGGTTAACAACTTCTCTGCCGGTATTATCGGTATGCTGCTGGCGATCCTGGCCTTCCTGGCGATTGGTCCGCTGGTAGAAGCGCTGTCTAAAGTGCTGGCTGCAGGCGTGCACATCATGGTTATTCATAACCTGTTGCCGCTGGCCTCTATCTTTGTTGAACCGGCGAAAATCCTGTTCCTCAACAACGCCATCAACCACGGTATCTTCTCTCCGCTGGGTATCCAGCAGGCGACTGAAACCGGTAAATCAATCTTCTTCCTGATCGAAGCGAACCCGGGTCCGGGTATGGGCGTCCTGATGGCGTACATGTTCTTCGGTCGTGGCAGCGCCAAGCAATCTGCTGGCGGCGCGGCAATCATCCACTTCCTGGGTGGTATCCACGAAATTTACTTCCCATACGTTCTGATGAACCCGCGCCTGTTACTGGCGGTCATTCTGGGCGGTATGACGGGCGTGTTTACCCTGACTCTGCTGAACGGCGGTCTGGTGTCTCCGGCTTCTCCGGGTTCCATCCTGGCCGTGCTGGCGATGACGCCAAAAGGTGCGTACTTCGCTAATATCGCGGCCATCGTGGCAGCCTTTGCGGTGTCCTTCGTTATCTCCGCTTTGCTGCTGAAAACCACCAAAGCGAAAGACGGCGACGATCTGGACGAAGCAACACGCCGTATGCAGGACATGAAAGCACAGTCTAAAGGCGGCAAACCTGCTGTTGCAGGCGTGGCGGGCGACCTGTCTACCGTACGTAAAATCATCGTAGCCTGTGACGCCGGTATGGGTTCCAGCGCAATGGGTGCCGGTGTTCTGCGCAAAAAAGTGCAGGATGCAGGACTGACCAACATCAGCGTCACCAACAGCGCCATCAACAATCTGCCTGATGATGTGGATCTGGTGATTACGCACCGTGACCTGACTGAACGCGCCATGCGTCAGGTGCCACATGCGCAGCACATTTCGCTGACCAACTTCCTCGACAGCGGCCTGTACACTGACCTGACCTCCCGTCTGGTGGAAGTGAACAAAGCCAGCCAGTACAAAGAGAAAGTGACGACGACGCTGGGCGACAGCATCGTGGCAGACAATGAAAACGAAAACCTGTTCCGAATCAGCGAAAGCAATATCTTCCTCGGCCTGAGCGCTGGCACGAAAGAAGAAGCGATTCGTTTTGCGGGTGAGCAACTGGTGAAAGGCGGGTATGTTCAGGCAGAATATGTCGACGCGATGCTGGCACGTGAGCAGCTGACCTCGACGTATCTGGGCGAATCCATCGCTGTGCCACACGGCACCATCGAAGCAAAAGACCGTGTACTGAAAACCGGTATCGTGTTCTGCCAGTATCCGGCGGGTATCCGCTGGGGCGATGATGAAGATGACCGCGCACGTCTGGTCGTCGGTATCGCAGCACGCAATAATGAGCACATCAACGTGATCACCAAACTGACCACGGCACTGGACGAAGACGGTGTTATCGAGCGTCTGGCGAACACCACCAGCGTTGAAGAAGTACTGACTATTCTTCGCGGCTGA
- a CDS encoding anti-phage dCTP deaminase, giving the protein MECLWLNRQKKIISLPASNQSFGNNNSIDDIRERRSQELVIGLCGASGSGVKTLKEKIITKLKACNYHVVHIRISDLMADTLSAAEAAELKKLEGYEHFIQLQNLGNTLREKHGNIINSELVIRKIKVIRTANLNTGDFKGVSGKSTSKIAYIVDQLKHPEEVDLFREVYRNNFYLIGLVRTINERVINLKKDFLNDHQIAEIIRRDRRSEYPYGQHVEDTLQCADYFIRNINNDQIKKSIARFIDLVHGANNVSPSQDETGMFTANSAALRSACLSRQVGAAIMDDNCNILSTGCNDVPAAGGGLYSCESKSDKRCYNNDGCHSDMHKDLVRREVEAVIARSDPSRANELAIQIMKTPKIKSLIEYSRAIHAEMDAITTMARLANATTCGKTLYCTTYPCHNCARHIVAAGLKRVVYIEPYAKSLAEDLHGDSIAHADSTDKTKKVIFENFEGTAPRRYTKFFGYSRPRKDDRGKPISYEIPASHHVDPQYLDSYGDSESKVILNVTHKLRDEPLPD; this is encoded by the coding sequence TTGGAGTGTCTATGGCTGAACCGGCAAAAAAAAATCATTTCATTACCTGCATCAAATCAATCATTCGGCAATAATAACAGCATTGATGATATTCGTGAGCGCCGCTCACAAGAACTGGTCATCGGACTTTGTGGGGCGAGTGGATCAGGGGTTAAAACCCTTAAAGAAAAAATCATCACTAAACTTAAAGCCTGTAATTATCATGTTGTGCATATAAGAATTAGCGATTTAATGGCAGACACCCTGTCAGCTGCTGAAGCGGCAGAGTTAAAGAAACTTGAAGGCTATGAGCATTTTATCCAGTTGCAAAATCTCGGTAATACTCTGCGTGAAAAACATGGCAATATCATTAACTCCGAATTGGTTATCCGGAAAATAAAAGTTATCAGGACGGCAAATTTAAATACGGGAGATTTTAAAGGAGTATCAGGAAAATCAACCAGTAAAATAGCTTACATTGTCGATCAATTAAAACATCCTGAAGAAGTTGATCTCTTTCGTGAGGTGTATCGTAATAATTTTTATCTGATCGGCTTAGTGAGAACGATTAATGAAAGAGTTATTAATTTGAAAAAGGATTTTCTTAACGATCATCAGATTGCCGAAATAATCAGGCGCGACAGGCGTTCCGAGTACCCTTATGGTCAACATGTCGAGGACACATTGCAGTGTGCCGATTATTTTATCAGGAACATAAATAATGATCAGATTAAAAAATCGATAGCCCGATTTATCGACCTTGTACATGGCGCAAATAATGTGAGTCCCAGCCAGGATGAAACCGGCATGTTCACCGCAAATTCAGCCGCATTACGCTCTGCCTGCTTATCGCGTCAGGTGGGGGCTGCTATTATGGATGATAATTGCAACATCCTCTCCACTGGCTGCAATGATGTACCTGCTGCAGGTGGAGGTCTCTATTCCTGTGAAAGCAAGAGCGATAAACGCTGTTATAACAACGATGGCTGCCATAGTGATATGCACAAGGATTTAGTCAGGCGTGAGGTCGAAGCAGTGATCGCCCGAAGCGATCCGTCACGGGCGAATGAACTTGCAATACAGATTATGAAAACCCCAAAAATAAAGTCCCTGATTGAATACTCGCGTGCTATTCATGCCGAAATGGATGCAATTACAACGATGGCGCGTCTTGCGAATGCAACTACTTGTGGTAAGACACTTTATTGCACGACTTATCCTTGCCACAACTGCGCACGACATATTGTTGCCGCCGGCTTGAAGAGGGTGGTTTATATCGAACCTTATGCCAAGAGTCTGGCTGAAGACCTTCACGGTGATTCGATAGCTCACGCCGACAGTACGGATAAAACTAAAAAGGTTATTTTCGAGAATTTTGAGGGAACGGCACCGAGGCGGTATACAAAATTTTTCGGTTATAGCCGTCCAAGAAAAGATGACAGAGGCAAGCCAATTTCTTATGAAATCCCTGCTTCCCATCACGTTGATCCACAATATCTGGATAGCTATGGTGATTCTGAATCAAAAGTGATTTTGAATGTTACTCATAAGCTTCGTGATGAACCTCTCCCCGATTAA
- a CDS encoding DsbA family protein, giving the protein MKRQTMTLLASLVLAPTLAFAADSATADFTPAQQEAIGKIAADYMLQHPEILVQVSQKLQAQQADQQQQQTLSAVLANAKALVNDPATPSYGPKDAKVAFVEFFDYQCLYCSHMAPLVEQTVKANPNVRFVFKEWPIFGDRWKASITAAETGMAIWKEKGAQAYFDYHNSIYRSGHDEGKLTDADIAGAVKAAKATAPTDAQRKATHEAIASNDELARTLGFSGTPGFVVMPTSGATAENTTVLPGAVSAEDLQAAIVKAQGGK; this is encoded by the coding sequence ATGAAACGTCAGACGATGACTCTGTTGGCTTCTCTGGTGCTGGCGCCGACGCTGGCTTTTGCTGCCGACAGCGCAACCGCAGATTTCACCCCGGCGCAGCAGGAAGCCATTGGTAAAATTGCGGCGGATTACATGTTGCAGCATCCGGAAATTCTGGTGCAGGTCAGCCAGAAATTGCAGGCACAGCAGGCTGATCAGCAACAACAGCAAACCCTGAGTGCAGTGCTGGCAAACGCCAAAGCGCTGGTGAATGACCCGGCGACCCCAAGCTACGGCCCGAAAGATGCCAAAGTGGCATTCGTGGAATTCTTCGATTACCAGTGCCTGTATTGCAGTCACATGGCGCCGCTGGTTGAGCAGACAGTGAAAGCCAATCCGAACGTGCGTTTCGTCTTTAAAGAATGGCCAATCTTCGGTGACCGCTGGAAAGCGTCCATCACTGCCGCTGAAACCGGTATGGCTATATGGAAAGAAAAAGGCGCTCAGGCGTACTTTGATTACCACAACAGCATTTACCGCTCCGGCCACGACGAAGGCAAACTGACCGATGCCGATATCGCGGGCGCAGTGAAAGCCGCCAAAGCCACAGCACCGACCGACGCACAGCGTAAAGCAACGCACGAAGCCATCGCATCGAACGATGAACTGGCACGTACGCTGGGCTTCAGCGGCACGCCAGGTTTCGTGGTGATGCCAACCAGCGGCGCGACCGCTGAAAACACCACCGTGCTGCCGGGCGCCGTGTCTGCCGAAGATTTGCAGGCAGCCATTGTGAAGGCGCAGGGCGGGAAGTAA
- a CDS encoding DUF3053 domain-containing protein — MAVGIRSGVFSRWLAPFIALLVVFQLTACGDKEPEQRKAFIDYLQNTVMRSGQNLPSLSEDQKQRFGNYANDYGIILSFSRQMKGAVDGSLVPVVSAIGQVRTPQDYMTQRSALQQAASTLSMLNAQLRDSKVKADTAMAALKQPDDLKAVYGQVYNTVVTQPANVLTPLVPALQSFTQDIVSVGDYLQQQGPQVAFANGGVQFPTQQQATQYNTMMSNLVGKQQTLLQAQKVAQGDFSN, encoded by the coding sequence ATGGCTGTAGGGATCAGAAGCGGTGTATTTTCTCGCTGGCTGGCGCCGTTTATCGCATTGCTGGTCGTTTTCCAGCTCACTGCCTGTGGCGATAAAGAACCGGAACAACGCAAAGCCTTTATCGATTATTTGCAAAATACCGTCATGCGCAGCGGGCAAAATTTGCCTTCGCTGAGTGAAGATCAGAAACAACGTTTTGGTAATTACGCGAACGACTACGGCATTATCCTGTCATTCTCCCGCCAGATGAAAGGCGCCGTAGATGGCAGCCTGGTACCGGTGGTCAGCGCGATTGGTCAGGTGCGTACTCCGCAGGATTACATGACCCAGCGCAGCGCATTGCAACAGGCAGCCAGCACGCTGAGTATGCTGAATGCACAGTTGCGTGATTCAAAAGTGAAAGCCGATACAGCGATGGCTGCACTGAAACAACCGGATGATCTGAAAGCGGTTTACGGCCAGGTGTACAACACGGTTGTCACCCAGCCAGCGAACGTGCTGACGCCTCTGGTGCCAGCGCTGCAAAGCTTCACGCAGGATATCGTCTCTGTCGGTGATTATCTGCAACAACAGGGCCCTCAGGTCGCGTTTGCCAATGGTGGCGTACAGTTCCCGACGCAGCAGCAGGCAACACAGTACAACACCATGATGTCCAATCTGGTTGGTAAACAGCAGACATTGCTTCAGGCGCAGAAAGTCGCCCAGGGTGATTTCAGCAACTAA
- the glyS gene encoding glycine--tRNA ligase subunit beta, whose protein sequence is MTEKTFLVEIGTEELPPKALRSLAESFAANLTAELDAANLPHGDVKWFAAPRRLALKVSGLHESQADREVEKRGPAVAQAFDAEGKPSKAAEGWARGCGITVDQADRLVTDKGEWLVYRAHVKGESAQQLLPAMIATSLSKLPIPKLMRWGDSDVQFVRPVHTVTLLLGDELIPAKILGIDSARTVRGHRFMGEPEFTLDNADQYPQILLERGKVIADYEQRKALIKQDAEKAAKEIGGIADLSESLLEEVASLVEWPVVLTAKFEEKFLAVPAEALVYTMKGDQKYFPVYDAAGKLLPNFIFVANIESKDPQQIISGNEKVVRPRLADAEFFFNTDRKKRLEDNLPRLETVLFQKQLGTLRDKTDRIQALSGWIAEKIGANVENAKRAGLLSKCDLMTNMVFEFTDTQGVMGMHYARHDGEQEEVAVALNEQYQPRFAGDELPASLVACALAIADKMDTLAGIFGIGQHPKGDKDPFALRRAALGVLRIIVEKNLPLDLQTLTEEAVRLYGDKLTNAKVVDEVVDFMLGRFRAWYQEEGHAVDTIQAVLARRPTKPADFDARVKAVSYFRTLDEAATLAAANKRVSNILAKSTDVLLDHVHASVLKEPAELKLATHLVVLRDKLEPLFAAGEYKEALVELAALRETVDTFFDTVMVMDENEAVRINRLTLLSKLRELFLQVADISLLQ, encoded by the coding sequence ATGACTGAAAAAACATTTCTGGTGGAAATCGGCACGGAAGAACTGCCACCGAAGGCTCTGCGCAGCCTTGCTGAATCTTTTGCAGCTAACCTGACTGCGGAGCTGGATGCGGCGAACCTGCCACACGGCGACGTAAAATGGTTTGCAGCTCCGCGCCGTCTGGCGCTGAAAGTCTCCGGTCTGCATGAATCTCAGGCTGACCGCGAAGTTGAAAAACGCGGCCCGGCTGTCGCGCAGGCATTCGATGCCGAAGGCAAACCAAGCAAAGCCGCTGAAGGCTGGGCTCGCGGTTGCGGTATCACCGTTGATCAGGCCGATCGTCTGGTCACCGACAAAGGTGAATGGCTGGTTTACCGTGCGCACGTCAAAGGCGAAAGCGCGCAACAACTGCTGCCGGCGATGATCGCCACTTCACTGTCTAAACTGCCAATCCCTAAACTGATGCGCTGGGGCGATTCCGACGTGCAGTTTGTGCGTCCGGTTCACACCGTCACGCTGCTGTTAGGCGATGAGCTGATCCCGGCGAAAATCCTCGGTATCGATTCTGCCCGCACGGTTCGCGGTCACCGCTTCATGGGTGAGCCTGAATTCACCCTCGACAACGCCGATCAGTATCCACAGATTCTGCTGGAACGCGGCAAAGTCATTGCGGATTACGAACAGCGTAAAGCGCTGATCAAACAGGATGCTGAGAAAGCGGCGAAAGAGATTGGCGGCATCGCTGATCTGAGCGAAAGCCTGCTGGAAGAAGTGGCGTCTCTGGTCGAATGGCCGGTGGTGCTGACCGCGAAATTCGAAGAGAAATTCCTGGCGGTTCCGGCTGAAGCGCTGGTTTACACCATGAAAGGCGACCAGAAGTATTTCCCGGTGTACGACGCTGCGGGCAAACTTCTGCCGAACTTTATCTTCGTGGCTAACATCGAGTCGAAAGATCCGCAGCAAATCATTTCCGGTAACGAAAAAGTGGTGCGTCCGCGTCTGGCCGATGCCGAATTCTTCTTCAATACCGACCGCAAAAAACGTCTCGAAGATAACCTGCCGCGTCTGGAAACCGTGTTGTTCCAGAAACAGCTGGGTACGCTGCGCGACAAAACCGACCGTATTCAGGCGTTGTCAGGCTGGATCGCTGAGAAAATCGGTGCCAACGTTGAGAACGCAAAACGCGCAGGTCTGCTGTCAAAATGTGACCTGATGACCAACATGGTCTTCGAATTCACCGACACGCAGGGCGTGATGGGCATGCACTATGCGCGTCACGACGGCGAGCAGGAAGAAGTCGCGGTAGCCCTGAACGAACAGTATCAGCCACGCTTTGCGGGCGACGAGTTACCGGCATCGCTGGTAGCGTGCGCGCTGGCAATCGCTGACAAGATGGACACCCTGGCCGGTATTTTCGGCATCGGTCAGCATCCGAAAGGCGATAAAGACCCGTTCGCATTGCGTCGTGCCGCGCTCGGTGTTCTGCGTATCATCGTTGAGAAAAACCTGCCGCTTGATCTGCAAACCCTGACCGAAGAAGCAGTGCGCCTGTACGGCGACAAGCTGACTAACGCCAAGGTTGTCGATGAAGTGGTTGATTTCATGCTCGGTCGTTTCCGTGCGTGGTATCAGGAAGAAGGTCACGCGGTCGATACTATTCAGGCTGTGCTGGCACGTCGTCCGACCAAACCGGCAGATTTCGATGCGCGCGTGAAAGCGGTGAGCTACTTCCGTACGCTCGATGAAGCGGCAACGCTGGCTGCGGCCAACAAGCGTGTGTCCAACATTCTGGCGAAATCCACCGACGTTCTGCTGGATCACGTTCACGCATCCGTGCTGAAAGAACCTGCGGAGCTGAAACTGGCGACGCATCTGGTGGTTCTGCGTGACAAACTGGAACCGCTGTTTGCGGCCGGTGAGTACAAAGAAGCGCTGGTGGAACTGGCTGCGCTGCGCGAAACCGTCGATACGTTCTTTGATACCGTGATGGTAATGGATGAGAACGAAGCGGTGCGTATCAACCGTCTGACGCTGCTGTCCAAACTGCGGGAGCTGTTCCTGCAAGTCGCGGATATTTCGCTGCTTCAGTAA
- the glyQ gene encoding glycine--tRNA ligase subunit alpha, with product MQKFDTKTFQGLILTLQDYWAQQGCTIVQPLDMEVGAGTSHPMTSLRALGPEPFAAAYVQPSRRPTDGRYGENPNRLQHYYQFQVMIKPSPENIQELYLGSLKELGLDPLIHDIRFVEDNWENPTLGAWGLGWEVWLNGMEVTQFTYFQQVGGLECKPVTGEITYGLERLAMYIQGVDSVYDLVWSNGPLGKTTYGDVFHQNEVEQSTYNFEYADVDFLFTCFEQHEKEAQTLLALEKPLALPAYERILKAAHCFNLLDARKAISVTERQRYILRIRTLTKAVAEAYYASREVLGFPMCKKNEK from the coding sequence ATGCAAAAGTTTGATACCAAGACATTTCAGGGCCTGATCCTGACACTGCAAGATTATTGGGCGCAGCAGGGCTGCACCATTGTTCAACCGCTGGATATGGAAGTCGGCGCGGGCACCTCGCACCCGATGACCAGCCTGCGCGCACTCGGCCCTGAGCCTTTTGCGGCAGCGTATGTTCAGCCATCACGTCGTCCGACCGACGGCCGCTACGGCGAAAACCCTAACCGTCTGCAGCACTATTATCAGTTCCAGGTGATGATCAAACCTTCACCGGAAAACATTCAGGAGCTGTACCTCGGCTCGCTGAAAGAGCTGGGTCTTGACCCGCTGATCCACGATATCCGCTTCGTTGAAGACAACTGGGAAAACCCGACGCTCGGCGCCTGGGGTCTTGGCTGGGAAGTGTGGCTGAACGGCATGGAAGTGACGCAGTTCACTTACTTCCAGCAGGTCGGCGGCCTGGAATGTAAACCGGTAACCGGCGAAATCACTTACGGTCTGGAACGTCTGGCGATGTACATCCAGGGCGTGGACAGCGTTTACGATCTGGTCTGGAGCAACGGTCCGCTGGGTAAAACCACCTACGGCGACGTGTTCCATCAGAACGAAGTGGAGCAATCGACGTATAACTTTGAATACGCCGACGTCGATTTCCTGTTCACCTGTTTTGAACAGCACGAGAAAGAAGCGCAAACCCTGCTGGCACTCGAAAAGCCACTGGCACTGCCGGCGTACGAGCGCATCCTGAAAGCGGCCCATTGCTTCAACCTGCTCGACGCGCGTAAAGCGATTTCTGTGACTGAACGTCAGCGCTACATTCTGCGCATCCGTACCCTGACTAAAGCGGTAGCTGAGGCGTATTACGCTTCCCGCGAAGTGCTGGGCTTCCCGATGTGCAAAAAGAACGAGAAGTGA
- a CDS encoding autotransporter outer membrane beta-barrel domain-containing protein, translating into MSGKKTSRLRLKKGAFAVALCLGLQVPAQAFDQLYVFGDSLSDTGNIGRWTFDSSSHQLYDEILANNIGTTLTPSSKGGLNYAEGGGVAVPGLDSDYTTQDQVKSYLASTGGKADPNGLYIHWIGGNDLAAAALSLNPITAVEIATNSATQAASQVNDLLKAGAGTVVVPTVPNIGLTPVLMEGVIQVGLLPVQQQALEAAYQYLNAQNTPNADARTEAIHNALAAAAAEGSGIPLVQDVIAKGLAAAYDALKDVAGGLTDTYNTTEDIALAKTGGNIARVDINGLFNEVVADPALYGFANTAGTACPVGTSASECTSNLPGFDTSKAFLFSDHFHPTPQAHALIAQYMQSVIDGPLEASALSQGSLALARNTQGLLDSRYQQLRTQDNDAGTFGMFGGYAGQSADSKFSPSMGLGDGDLTSNSLNIGMDYQMTDRWMMGLMLSGSDDKDDPTDHYSYRTRGWMATAFTGIKIAENGWINGDVHYGSLNYDDIKRRITLGPTTRTERGDTDGKQIGGRVTAGWDFPVLPVLKTGPVAQYSWDYSSVDGYSEKGNNSTSMRFGDQTSHSQIGALGWRVNAELGIVNPYAQVTYDRQFGDKTYTTTGAIKSTRTRFSRTTGEQDDDWVDMTAGLNVQITHSISAFATISQTTGLDSGEQTSYNAGISARF; encoded by the coding sequence ATGAGCGGCAAAAAGACGTCCAGATTACGGCTGAAGAAAGGAGCATTTGCGGTGGCACTGTGCCTGGGATTACAGGTTCCGGCGCAGGCTTTTGACCAGCTTTATGTTTTCGGCGACAGCCTGAGTGATACCGGCAATATTGGCCGCTGGACCTTCGACAGCAGTTCACATCAGCTTTATGACGAAATCCTGGCGAACAACATCGGCACAACGTTAACGCCGTCCTCAAAAGGCGGCCTGAACTATGCTGAAGGCGGCGGCGTCGCGGTACCGGGGCTGGATTCTGACTACACCACGCAGGATCAGGTCAAAAGCTATCTGGCCTCGACCGGCGGCAAAGCCGACCCGAACGGGCTGTATATTCACTGGATTGGCGGTAACGATCTGGCCGCTGCGGCGCTGAGCCTGAACCCGATCACGGCGGTGGAAATTGCCACCAACAGCGCGACGCAGGCGGCGTCCCAGGTGAACGATTTATTGAAAGCCGGTGCCGGAACCGTCGTGGTGCCAACGGTGCCCAATATCGGTCTGACGCCGGTGCTGATGGAAGGCGTGATACAGGTCGGATTACTGCCAGTGCAGCAACAGGCGCTGGAAGCGGCATATCAGTATCTCAATGCACAAAATACGCCGAATGCCGATGCCCGCACCGAAGCCATTCACAATGCACTGGCGGCCGCTGCAGCGGAAGGCTCCGGTATTCCGCTGGTGCAGGACGTGATCGCAAAAGGGCTGGCAGCGGCTTATGACGCGCTGAAAGACGTAGCTGGCGGCCTGACAGACACCTACAACACCACCGAAGATATCGCGCTGGCGAAAACCGGTGGCAATATTGCGCGTGTGGATATCAACGGGTTGTTCAACGAAGTGGTGGCCGATCCGGCGTTATACGGTTTCGCCAATACTGCCGGTACCGCCTGTCCGGTCGGGACATCCGCGTCGGAATGTACCTCGAACCTGCCGGGTTTCGACACCAGTAAAGCTTTCCTGTTTTCTGACCATTTCCACCCGACACCTCAGGCGCACGCGCTGATTGCCCAGTATATGCAGTCGGTGATCGACGGCCCGCTGGAAGCCTCGGCGCTGAGTCAGGGGTCACTGGCATTGGCGAGAAATACGCAGGGATTGCTCGACAGCCGTTATCAGCAGCTGCGCACGCAGGATAATGACGCCGGAACTTTCGGCATGTTTGGCGGCTATGCCGGACAAAGTGCGGACAGCAAATTCAGCCCGTCGATGGGGCTGGGCGATGGCGACCTGACATCTAACTCGCTGAATATCGGAATGGATTATCAGATGACCGATCGCTGGATGATGGGGCTGATGCTTTCCGGTTCCGATGATAAAGACGATCCGACCGATCATTACAGCTACCGCACGCGCGGCTGGATGGCGACCGCATTCACGGGCATTAAAATCGCCGAAAATGGCTGGATCAACGGCGATGTGCATTATGGTTCGCTCAATTATGACGACATCAAACGTCGCATCACCCTCGGGCCAACCACCCGTACCGAACGTGGTGATACCGACGGCAAACAGATCGGCGGACGCGTCACCGCAGGCTGGGATTTCCCGGTGCTGCCGGTGCTGAAAACCGGGCCGGTTGCGCAATACAGCTGGGATTACAGCAGTGTTGACGGTTACAGCGAGAAGGGGAATAACAGCACCTCAATGCGCTTTGGCGATCAGACTTCCCATTCACAAATCGGCGCACTGGGCTGGCGTGTAAATGCCGAACTCGGCATCGTCAATCCGTACGCGCAGGTAACGTATGACCGGCAGTTTGGGGATAAAACCTACACCACCACCGGCGCGATCAAATCCACCCGCACGCGGTTCAGCCGCACTACCGGCGAGCAGGATGACGACTGGGTTGATATGACCGCAGGCTTAAACGTGCAAATCACCCACAGCATTTCAGCATTTGCGACTATTTCTCAAACCACCGGGCTGGATTCCGGCGAGCAAACTTCCTATAACGCGGGGATCAGTGCGCGGTTTTAA
- a CDS encoding DNA-3-methyladenine glycosylase I: protein MATTRCSWVSKEPVYLEYHDKEWGVPVKDGRELFEMLCLEGQQAGLSWITVLRKRENYRQNFHNFDPKRIAKMTDDDVERLVLDAGIIRHRGKIKAIIGNAQAYLAMQASGEDFSEFIWDFVGGQPVINNPPGPEGVPAKTAVSDAMSKALKKKGFKFIGSTICYAFMQAAGLVNDHQSYCFCHLANQPS from the coding sequence ATGGCGACCACCCGATGCAGCTGGGTTTCGAAAGAGCCGGTTTATCTCGAATACCACGATAAAGAATGGGGCGTTCCGGTTAAGGATGGCCGCGAACTGTTTGAAATGCTGTGCCTCGAAGGCCAGCAGGCGGGGCTTTCCTGGATCACCGTGCTGAGAAAGCGTGAGAATTATCGTCAGAACTTCCATAATTTTGACCCCAAACGTATCGCGAAAATGACCGATGACGATGTGGAACGTCTGGTGCTCGACGCGGGTATTATTCGTCACCGTGGCAAAATCAAAGCCATTATCGGCAACGCACAGGCGTATCTGGCGATGCAGGCCAGCGGGGAGGACTTCTCAGAATTCATCTGGGATTTTGTCGGCGGTCAACCGGTCATCAATAATCCCCCCGGTCCCGAAGGCGTTCCGGCGAAAACGGCAGTGTCTGATGCCATGTCCAAAGCGCTTAAAAAGAAAGGCTTTAAATTCATCGGCTCCACGATTTGTTATGCCTTTATGCAGGCCGCCGGGCTGGTGAACGATCATCAGTCATATTGCTTCTGCCATCTCGCGAATCAGCCGTCATGA